A window from Toxoplasma gondii ME49 chromosome IX, whole genome shotgun sequence encodes these proteins:
- a CDS encoding hypothetical protein (encoded by transcript TGME49_267660), with protein sequence MSEEGAQQLYWDEDAQRYYKYDADKNDYYTDDETRAADEATAQEAAAEAAAQAAAAAEADGVPGNPASAAPSRVPSRALSPAVSGRCQQNTVTKAVLSAPSSRPSSTPSTPPLRASSAVGSPPPGDCAEGVKSSLVEKASTDNGADGVKDQASSSGDSAKVETSPFSPAGAAQSNETIAGKTLSRELLSADVPTAHPVPSVSGGSESASNGPADSPLVTTKTSIFRSGTLASRDKGLEELSVGGGRGGGVGAAADTVATAHDQDLKKELLSLQKKLELAEKRIQDLTVQLVHAEQGMTDDERIANLTRDRDELSFQLKRQEEEIAELEEGLEAAAVEKEGALLQAEKNKELAADIKLQYENLLVDKDLELAALREEMAQQQLQLRDSQRQQLDNQQLRERVFHYDKTFVQLKQLLLEVSMQKTAKEEEVNALLEFQREASERIDELENGAADDAQLLQICEEQQVKQMELIDIQQQQLQSLVSHLQEANGQRMTYQQAFDRLSRVFKDKEAKNRAAIDALQSENETLRMKTEHLQGLTVPRWQRVYSLKHRQRGERKRSQGVETREVGDDKEQFEKEEEERDVGRVATVAEEAQEDELESLQIQVASLSLQNSQKVVWLGCRDEKLRLLRMALPEEYTKQIERTTEGVLALHASAFHCFLYLNHINAVYIHPLFTDAADNPRTAIKEQGFIRWLVSSVVSVSRLARALTLLLYHLRTSSASVSSASSLMEQLVSPEGAACALVFSALRQTTKLLASASACTLSSSFSLDGVEETTQSLSAFLPPLCTALLFENEMSGAAFRSVSDQAPSGATSSASSASAARAPLLSLLPLVTTILHSARALALLGVAATCVVEVDALQDGGRGVSATNRNAAVDARRKWGELLVVVSSALTALPPPLPAVQEGVQGMALSTSASEGERNGDTLSISPAHERRQTHAEFEEAKDFGAWLLTSVRLRNVTREGDAEKREGMEGEGEGEKGEEKEGEMRKDGGGGGAFGLEDVYQALGRVVSLLADAPELREARFLPDKSYETLMAFAARFDPTENTMPTLSTDMPGRRVWDLPAESVQTRLAESEKLEKKLKDTEEEKEKLRSELEEHERAIAEKKEAAAKWESLYSSARPKAESYDQVEAQLQRVLQEKSTYLHMLDATRRKVELTSTEAHQLRHDKRELSVHVQDLTRRLEALKKISISATSGGDVEQIQIMRNIIRKQELELMDVRLATACKQVAKQEQDILDALRELGRPELARQASVFSRVSTLTHDLRRDFDSLASSPGVHPSKLGVSLPNSVQKLFNNETLKTQMEEAEQDALDIGPDAGVQLLDEYRRLQSAVLLHAFQVPVWNPSAPPEENRTKLKRYRNEHDALQLQMLSLARRVDRLFSRLGGGLNGGFGEHADLSSSRYIRRFTALANAVSPASCVAPEMFSVLSSHAHSAATSTAKKEKGAKGGGKETEEDRASDGNAGERTLEAIRAVSSLALTKAPVMRLTLPGGPHWQSACGARSTLSATTGEDAAQVENEDEQKKAARVAKAKRESQSNLVQKLVVTEEQLTTLYKKIAGF encoded by the exons ATGAGTGAGGAAGGCGCCCAGCAGCTGTACTGGGACGAAGACGCCCAGAGATACTACAAATACGACGCGGACAAGAACGACTACTACACGGACGATGAGACCCGCGCAGCGGACGAGGCGACCGCGCAAGAAGCCGCCGCAGAAGCGGCAGCTCaagcagcggcagcagccGAGGCGGACGGCGTTCCAGGAAATCCTGCCTCGGCGGCTCCGAGCCGCGTGCCTTCGCGGGCTCTGAGCCCCGCTGTAAGTGGTCGCTGTCAACAGAACACTGTCACAAAGGCCGTGCTgtctgcgccttcctcgcggcCTTCGTCAACACCCTCGACTCCGCCGTTACGCGCCTCTTCAGCGGTCGGTTCGCCTCCGCCGGGGGACTGTGCTGAGGGTGTGAAGTCTTCACTGGTCGAGAAGGCTTCGACGGACAATGGCGCAGATGGGGTGAAGGACCAGGCGTCTTCGTCCGGCGATTCTGcgaaggtggagacgagTCCATTCAGTCCAGCAGGCGCAGCGCAGTCCAATGAAACAATCGCGGGGAAAACTCTCTCCCGCGAGCTGCTGTCTGCGGATGTGCCGACGGCTCACCCAGTGCCCTCAGTGAGTGGCGGATCGGAGAGCGCCTCGAACGGCCCTGCCGACAGTCCCTTGGTCACCACAAAGACTTCCATCTTCCGCAGCGGGACTCTCGCCTCCCGCGACAAGGGTCTGGAAGAACTGTCCGTCGGCGGCGGCCGAGGCGGCGGCGTTGGCGCGGCTGCCGACACCGTGGCGACGGCGCACGACCAAGACTTGAAGAAGGAACTTCTTTCGCTTCAGAAAAAA CTGGAACTGGCCGAGAAGAGGATCCAGGACCTGACTGTGCAGCTGGTGCATGCTGAGCAGGGCATGACAGATGACGAGCGCATTGCCAACCTCACCCGC GACCGTGATGAGCTTTCCTTTCAGCTGAAGCGGCAGGAGGAGGAGATCGCTGAACTCGAG GAGGGACTGGAGGCTGCAGctgtggagaaggaaggcgctcttctgcaggctgagaagaacaaggagcTGGCAGCGGACATCAAACTTCAGTACGAAAATTTG TTAGTCGATAAAGATTTGGAGTTGGCGGCCCTGAGGGAAGAGAtggcgcagcagcagctgcagctccGCGACTCgcagcggcagcagctgGACAACCAGCAACTGCGGGAACGCGTATTCCACTACGACAAAACGTTTGTTCAGCTCAAGCAGTTGCTGCTGGAAGTGTCGATGCAaaagacggcgaaggaagaagaggtcaACGCGCTTCTCGAGTtccagagagaagccagTGAGCGCATCGACGAACTCGAG AACGGGGCGGCCGACGatgcgcagctgctgcagatTTGCGAGGAGCAACAAGTGAAGCAAATGGAGTTGATCGACAttcagcagcagcaactACAGAGCTTGGTTTCGCACCTGCAAGAAGCGAATGGTCAGCGCATGACGTATCAGCAAGCGTTCGACCGCCTCTCACGAGTCTTCAAAGACAAGGAAGCCAAGAAT cgcGCCGCGATCGACGCGTTGCAGAGCGAGAATGAGACTTTGCGGATGAAGACAGAACATCTTCAGGGGCTGACGGTGCCGCGGTGGCAGCGAGTCTATAGCCTGAAGCACCGGCAAcgcggagaaaggaagagaagccagGGGGTCGAGACTCGGGAAGTTGGAGACGACAAGGAGCAAttcgagaaggaagaggaggagcgcGACGTGGGCAGAGTGGCGACTGTCGCTGAAGAGGCTCAGGAGGACGAGCTGGAGTCCCTGCAGATTCAGGTTGCTTCCTTGAGTCTCCAGAACTCCCAGAAAGTTGTCTGGCTCGGCTGCCGAGATGAGAAACTCCGACTCCTGCGGATGGCGCTTCCGGAGGAATACACGAAACAGATTGAACGAACGACAGAGGGTGTCctggcgctgcatgcgagcgCCTTCCATTGCTTCCTCTACTTGAACCACATCAACGCAGTGTACATCCACCCTCTCTTCACAGACGCAGCCGACAACCCCAGG ACCGCTATCAAGGAACAAGGATTCATTCGGTGGCTCGTCTCAAGCGTCGTCAGCGTCTCCCGCCTCGCACGAGCTCTCACCCTGCTCCTCTATCACCTCCGTACTTCAtctgcttctgtttcctcggcttcttctttgaTGGAGCAGTTGGTGAGCCCCGAGGGTGCGGCGTGTGCGCTGGTCTTTTCTGCGCTGCGGCAGACGACGAAGTTGCTGGCGAGtgcgagtgcatgcacattgtcgtcttcgttttcgctgGACGGAGTGGAGGAGACGACTCAGAGTTTGTCAGCCTTCCTTCCGCCGCTGTGCACCGCGCTGCTGTTCGAAAACGAGATGAGCGGCGCGGCGTTCCGCAGCGTCTCCGACCAAGCGCCGTCGGGAGCGACCTCCTCCGCGTCCTCGGCCTCCGCTGCCCGCGCGccgcttctgtcgctgctgcctctcgtAACCACAATTCTGCACTCTGCTCGCGCCCTGGCGCTCCTCGGCGTCGCTGCGACATGCGTGGTGGAAGTCGACGCGCTCCAGGACGGAGGTAGAGGAGTCTCTGCGACGAACAGGAACGCTGCGGTGGACGCGCGACGCAAGTGGGGTGAGTTGCTGGTCGTCGTTTCGTCGGCTCTCACAGCGctgccgccgcctctccctgCTGTTCAGGAGGGCGTTCAGGGGATGGCTTTGTCGACAAGCgccagcgaaggcgagagaaacggggaTACACTGAGTATTTCACCCGCCCACGAACGCAGGCAAACGCACGCGGAGTTCGAAGAAGCCAAGGACTTCGGGGCCTGGCTCCTCACTTCGGTGAGGCTCCGGAACGTCaccagagaaggcgacgcagaaaagcgagaaggaatggaaggcgagggagaaggagagaaaggcgaagagaaggaaggggagaTGCGCAAGGATGGCGGCGGTGGAGGGGCGTTCGGTCTCGAGGACGTCTATCAG GCTCTCGGTCgcgttgtgtctctcctggcGGATGCACCTGAACTGCGAGAGGCACGATTTCTTCCGGATAAAAGCTACGAG ACACTCATGGCGTTCGCTGCGAGGTTCGATCCGACGGAGAACACAATGCCCACACTCTCCACCGACATGCCTGGGCGCCGCGTCTGGGATCTTCCCGCTGAGAGCGTGCAGACGCGCCTCGCAGAGTCCGAGAAACTCGAAAAGAAACTGAAGgacaccgaagaagagaaagagaaactgcgGTCGGAACTCGAAGAG caTGAAAGAGCCATtgccgagaaaaaggaggcagCGGCCAAGTGGGAAAGCCTCTACAGCAGCGCCAGACCCAAGGCCGAGAG TTACGACCAAGTGGaggcgcagctgcagagagttTTGCAGGAGAAGAGCACCTACCTCCACATGTTGGATgcgacgcgaagaaaagtGGAATTAACCAGCACAGAAGCTCATCAACTACGACACGACAAACGCGAACTGAGCGTCCATGTCCAAG ATTTGACAAGACGATTGGAGGCGTTGAAGAAAATTTCGATCTCTGCTACGTCAGGAGGAGACGTGGAGCAG ATCCAAATCATGAGAAATATTATCCGGAAGCAGGAATTGGAGCTCATGGATGTTCGCCTcgccactgcatgcaagcaagTCGCTAAGCAAGAACAGGATA TTTTGGATGCCTTGCGCGAGCTGGGTCGCCCAGAGCTTGCTCGTCAGGCTTCGgttttctcccgcgtttcgACTCTCACGCATGATCTCCGCAGAGACTTcgactctctcgcttcctcgccggGTGTTCACCCTTCCAAGTTAGGCGTGTCTCTCCCCAATTCTGTCCAAAAACTCTTCAACAACGAAACGCTGAAGACGCAGAtggaagaggcagagcaAGATGCCCTCGACATAGGACCCGACGCGGGTGTTCAACTCCTCGACGAATACAG GCGTTTGCAGAGCGCGGTGTTGTTGCATGCTTTTCAAGTTCCTGTCTGGAATCCGAGCGCCCCGCCGGAAGAGAATCGCACGAAGCTAAAACGATACCGCAACGAGCACGACGCTCTGCAGCTTCAGATGTTGTCTCTGGCCAGACGAGTTGAtcggctcttctctcgact aggAGGAGGACTTAACGGCGGCTTCGGCGAGCATGCAGACCTCAGTTCTTCTCGGTACATTCGACGCTTCACAGCTCTGGCCAACGCAGTTTCGCCTGCCTCCTGTGTGGCTCCGGAAATGTTTTCAGTGCTctcttcgcatgcacactCG GCTGCGACTTccacggcgaagaaggagaagggagcgaaaggtggaggaaaagagacagaagaggacagagcaAGCGACGGGAATGCGGGAGAGCGCACCCTCGAGGCAATCCgagctgtttcttctctcgcgttgaCGAAGGCGCCAGTCATGCGTTTGACGTTGCCGGGGGGGCCTCACTGGCAAAGTGCATGCGGCGCGCGTTCAACTTTGTCTGCAACGACAGGCGAGGACGCTGCTCAAGttgaaaacgaagacgaacagaagaaggctgCGAGGGTGGccaaggcgaagagagagtctCAATCAAACTTGGTGCAAAAACTTGTCGTCACGGAGGAACAGCTCACAACTCTCTACAAAAAAATTGCTGGGttttaa